A window of Candidatus Neomarinimicrobiota bacterium genomic DNA:
CAAGGGCTGAAGGGTGATAAAGGTGATCCCGGCCCTGCCGGTTCGGAAGGTCCCCAGGGTCCCCAAGGTCTGAAGGGTGATAAGGGTGATCTAGGCCTGGCCGGTCCCCAGGGCTTGAAAGGCGACAAAGGTGATAAAGGCGATCCCGGCCCTGCTGGTCCAGAAGGTTCCCAAGGGCTGAAGGGTGATAAGGGTGATCCAGGCCTTCAGGGCCTCCCAGGTCTTACTGGTCCCCAGGGTCCCCTGGGCCCGCAGGGTCCCCCAGGTTCTGAAGGTCCTCCAGGGCCTCCTGGCACCAGCTTGTGGACCGACAACCTACCCTTCCAAATTGTCAGTACCCAAGCCAAGGTAGGCATCGGGACGGCGCGTGCAACCAATATATTAACCGTGGCTCGATACTCCAGGACCGATCCGATTGCGGATGCCTGGACGACTTACAGTTCGAGGCGCTGGAAGACGAACATCAGGCCCATCGAGGGGGCTTTGGATAAAGTGCTGCGGTTGCGGGGGGTCTATTATGATTGGAAGGCGGACGGCAAACATGATATCGGCCTGATCGCGGAAGAGGTGGGTGAGGTGATACCGGAAGTGGTGGCCTATGAAGAGAACGGCAGGGATGCTCAATCCGTGGATTACGCCCGGCTGGTGGCTGTGTTAATAGAAGGCATGAAGCAGCAGCAAAAGGAAATCGAAGCTCTGAAAGCGGCCCTCGCAACCTACGAGTATCGATCTAAACTCGTTCTTCAAGAGTAGTAGCCGGGACCAGGGATGTCTGCCATAAAGCGAAAATTGCCGTCCGGCATCCTGATTGGACTGATACTGGTTATCTGTCCAGCACTAATTCGGGCTCAGGGCAGTACAGTTTCCTGGTCGTCGGTCAATATGGCTTTCGCATTGTCCAGCTCCCCCAACACCACTGCAAAGTCAGCTGCCGGTCAGGTTTTCCTCG
This region includes:
- a CDS encoding tail fiber domain-containing protein, with product PVGLQGPQGPKGDKGDKGDSGLAGPQGLKGDKGDKGDSGPQGPQGLKGDKGDQGDPGPAGPEGSQGLKGDKGDPGPAGSEGPQGPQGLKGDKGDLGLAGPQGLKGDKGDKGDPGPAGPEGSQGLKGDKGDPGLQGLPGLTGPQGPLGPQGPPGSEGPPGPPGTSLWTDNLPFQIVSTQAKVGIGTARATNILTVARYSRTDPIADAWTTYSSRRWKTNIRPIEGALDKVLRLRGVYYDWKADGKHDIGLIAEEVGEVIPEVVAYEENGRDAQSVDYARLVAVLIEGMKQQQKEIEALKAALATYEYRSKLVLQE